Part of the Candidatus Cloacimonadaceae bacterium genome, TCATCAGGTTTCACCCGCATGATCAGACTCATGATGATGGCGTTGATGCACACGCTTTTACCGCTGCCCGTGGCACCGGCGATGAGCAGATGCGGCATCTTGGCAAGATCGGTCACCACCGGTTTGCCGGAGATGTCTTTACCCAGCCCGAACATCAGCTTGGCTTTGGAATTGCGCATTTCTTCGGAGAGCAGCAGATCGCGCAGATAGATCATATCCCGGGTGAGATTGGGAATCTCGATGCCGATCAAACCGCGTCCCGGGATCGGAGCCTGCACGCGGATGGATTTGGCTTTGATGGCAAGCGCAAGGTCGTCCGCGAGGGAGGAAAACTTGCTTACCTTGATGCCCTTGGCGGGTTCGAGCTCATATTGCGTGATGATGGGACCGATATTGACGTTGCGCACTTCCGCTTCGATGCCAAATTCCGCCAGCTTGTTTTTGAGGACATCGCTGGTGCTGAGGATCTGGTTTTCGATCTCTTTGCGATCACGATCCGAAAGCTTGACCGGGCTTTCGAGAAAGTCGCTGATCGAGGGCACCACATATTCGCGATCATCGTCTTCCTCATCGATGGGGGCGGGCTTGGGCTTTTTCGTTTCGCCTTTATCCTTCTTGGGGAGAAGCTCTTCCATCGGCTCGCGCCCATATTCGTCATGCCTTTGCACGATTGGCGCAGGCGGCTGGGGATTGATCACCGGATCGATCGGAATCCCTTTGATTTCATCTTTGTTGATTGTTGGAAGAGGCGATTTTTCCTCGTTTTCACGCATTTCCGCGCGGCGGGCGAGATCTTCCCACAAGAGCAAAACCCAGCTTTTGATGCGGCGATATTCAAAGATCAAAACCAGCGCCAGCAGCATCGAGGAAATCAGGATTATGTTCGTGCCGGTGCCTCTGAACACGGCAAAAAGTATCTTCCACAGAAAGAGCGGGATGATGCTGTGATCATAGCTCTTCATCCCCCCCGCCAGAAGCACTTGCAAGAGGAATAGCACGATTAAAAGCAGGTATCCTTTTTGCCTGGAGCGCGGCGCTTCCGGCTCCAAAAAATATTGCAGGGAGACCAATCCAACAATCGCAAAGCCAGCCAGAGACATCCAGTAACCAAATAGAAACACAAACAGATAGCCCACCATGATGCCAAACACTCCAACCGGATTGGAGGTGGGGGTTTCGGATTGGGAAAACCAGCTTAGCAAGCCACCGTTCGCGCTCAATTTGCCGACGTCCGTCTTGATGGATTCAAAACCGAATGCCAAAGAAAGGATGATCAGGATGCTGAGAACGGTGAGCGC contains:
- a CDS encoding DNA translocase FtsK, which produces MAKTSKKKIPASTRVRIKAWHKRLISGALTVLSILIILSLAFGFESIKTDVGKLSANGGLLSWFSQSETPTSNPVGVFGIMVGYLFVFLFGYWMSLAGFAIVGLVSLQYFLEPEAPRSRQKGYLLLIVLFLLQVLLAGGMKSYDHSIIPLFLWKILFAVFRGTGTNIILISSMLLALVLIFEYRRIKSWVLLLWEDLARRAEMRENEEKSPLPTINKDEIKGIPIDPVINPQPPAPIVQRHDEYGREPMEELLPKKDKGETKKPKPAPIDEEDDDREYVVPSISDFLESPVKLSDRDRKEIENQILSTSDVLKNKLAEFGIEAEVRNVNIGPIITQYELEPAKGIKVSKFSSLADDLALAIKAKSIRVQAPIPGRGLIGIEIPNLTRDMIYLRDLLLSEEMRNSKAKLMFGLGKDISGKPVVTDLAKMPHLLIAGATGSGKSVCINAIIMSLIMRVKPDDLRLILIDPKRVELAGYNDLPHLIGSVVTEPDTALETMYWAVKEMERRYELLQEARVRDITGFNERAAESDEFEKLPYIVIIVDEFADLIMTSGKDIELPITRLAQMARAVGIHLILATQRPSIKVITGIIKANFPARIAFQVSSRVDSRVILDMIGAERLLGNGDMLFLPPGKAVSERIHGAFVSDHEIARTCDFLGMQPKPKQDFSLPVKEEGEFGEFDYDDELFPEAARLIVSANTASVSMLQRHFKIGYARAGRLIDLLERARVIGPHLGSKSRDVLANREDLIHMGIIRGDR